Proteins encoded in a region of the Rutidosis leptorrhynchoides isolate AG116_Rl617_1_P2 chromosome 9, CSIRO_AGI_Rlap_v1, whole genome shotgun sequence genome:
- the LOC139866970 gene encoding PRA1 family protein F3-like: protein MTTYGTIPTTSIGGTNVEYLSRAKARIKSGLGTRRPWKEMFNLHSFSLPRGVYDAFSRIKTNVGYFRMNYAILMLIIIFMSLLWLPISLIVFVVMMAAWLFLYFLRDEPLVIMNRTIDDRTVLIVLSILTIVVLLLTGATWNIISSVLIGAAVVVVHAAIRSTDDLLLDDGGETGGYIATSSS from the coding sequence ATGACGACGTACGGCACGATTCCGACAACATCAATCGGAGGAACTAACGTGGAATACTTATCACGAGCAAAAGCACGAATAAAATCAGGTTTAGGTACACGTCGTCCATGGAAAGAAATGTTCAATCTCCATTCATTTAGCCTTCCTCGCGGTGTTTACGATGCGTTTTCACGAATTAAAACGAACGTAGGTTACTTCCGTATGAACTACGCTATACTTATGCTTATAATAATATTCATGAGTCTGTTATGGCTTCCGATTTCGTTAATTGTATTTGTTGTTATGATGGCGGCATGGTTGTTCCTTTACTTTCTGCGTGACGAACCGTTAGTGATTATGAACCGTACGATTGATGATCGTACGGTGCTGATCGTGTTATCGATTTTGACGATTGTTGTGCTGTTGTTGACTGGTGCCACGTGGAATATAATTTCGTCGGTTTTGATTGGAGCTGCTGTTGTGGTGGTTCATGCTGCGATAAGGAGTACGGATGATTTATTGTTAGATGATGGCGGTGAAACAGGCGGTTATATTGCGACTTCTTCGTCTTAG